The Endozoicomonas montiporae CL-33 genome contains a region encoding:
- the tadA gene encoding tRNA adenosine(34) deaminase TadA codes for MSELDTGKALKRVLESRSGENPSNEQPDSDWMREALAEAHKGWEKLEVPVGAVIVQNGEIIARAHNQPISGCNPVAHAEILALQQAARALGNYRLVDCDLYVTLEPCTMCAGAIIHSRIRRVIFGACEPKSGAVVSVTQVLDQPQMNYRVEVTRGVLQDECSEMMSAFFRERRRQKKEERKRLRLCYTNSAF; via the coding sequence TTGAGTGAATTAGATACAGGTAAGGCATTGAAACGGGTGTTAGAGAGTAGATCGGGTGAAAACCCCTCGAATGAGCAACCAGACAGTGACTGGATGCGTGAAGCACTGGCTGAAGCCCACAAAGGCTGGGAAAAACTGGAAGTGCCGGTCGGTGCGGTGATCGTTCAAAATGGTGAGATCATTGCCCGTGCCCACAATCAGCCGATTTCCGGTTGTAACCCGGTTGCTCACGCGGAAATACTGGCTCTGCAGCAGGCTGCCAGGGCGCTGGGAAACTACCGGCTGGTGGATTGTGACCTCTATGTAACCCTTGAACCTTGCACTATGTGTGCAGGTGCTATTATTCATAGCCGCATTCGCAGGGTGATTTTTGGTGCCTGCGAGCCCAAATCCGGCGCTGTGGTCAGTGTCACCCAAGTGCTGGATCAACCGCAGATGAACTATCGGGTGGAAGTAACCCGGGGTGTTCTTCAAGACGAATGCAGTGAAATGATGTCGGCTTTTTTCAGGGAACGACGTAGACAGAAAAAAGAAGAAAGGAAGCGCTTGCGGTTGTGTTATACCAATTCCGCTTTCTAA
- a CDS encoding type III secretion system chaperone, with product MSYKQNVEENLQHFAESIGLGELSLNEHDACGLCFDDTLIVNMEYLEEDEALVFVSSVKPMDAHDDSRLQLFEKLLSLNLQHHSMQGSFISLNHDKTEVLLIRSMLASSDYGNFESTLEKFVNTLEWIVSEVDNVDEDATPAASTSAPQPGSGGPGDMGMMV from the coding sequence ATGTCTTACAAGCAGAACGTCGAAGAGAATCTGCAGCATTTCGCCGAGAGCATTGGTCTTGGCGAACTTAGTCTGAACGAACACGATGCTTGCGGGCTCTGCTTCGATGACACGTTGATTGTCAACATGGAATACCTTGAAGAAGATGAAGCTTTGGTCTTCGTTTCTTCAGTCAAACCCATGGATGCTCACGATGACTCCCGCCTCCAGCTGTTCGAAAAGCTGCTATCCCTTAATCTTCAGCACCACAGCATGCAGGGTTCCTTCATTTCCCTGAACCATGACAAAACCGAAGTTCTGCTGATTCGCTCCATGCTGGCTTCCAGCGACTACGGTAACTTTGAGTCAACTCTGGAAAAGTTCGTGAACACCCTGGAATGGATTGTGTCCGAAGTGGATAACGTAGATGAAGACGCTACACCGGCAGCCAGCACCTCTGCACCACAGCCTGGTTCCGGAGGCCCCGGTGACATGGGCATGATGGTGTAA
- the sctN gene encoding type III secretion system ATPase SctN, which translates to MAEALKYLTDALESAVGGERLVDIRGRVTEVQGMIIKAAVPGVKIGELCELVTPGEEQASYAEVVGFQGHETVLSPMGEIMGISSTTEVIPTGKVHHVGVGPHLLGHVLDGMGDPLEKNAFDGIEPETYYPVYADSPDPMTRKIIEKPLPLGLRVLDGILTCGEGQRMGIFAAAGGGKSTLLSMLVKGAEVDVTVLALIGERGRELREFIEHDLGPEGVQKSVIIVATSDKSSMERAKAAYTATAVAEYFRDKDKRVLLLMDSVTRFARAQREIGLAAGEPPTRRGFPPSVFATLPKLMERAGMSHTGSITALYTVLVEGDDMSEPVADETRSILDGHIILSRKLAAANHYPAIDVLSSASRVMNAITPAEHKAAAGRLRELLAKYEEIELLVKVGEYKQGSDATADEALQKIESIRNFLKQRTDELVTYDETIQLLRQVVGV; encoded by the coding sequence TTGGCAGAAGCATTAAAGTATTTAACGGATGCCCTTGAAAGTGCCGTAGGTGGTGAGCGTCTGGTAGACATTCGCGGCCGGGTTACCGAAGTACAGGGCATGATCATCAAGGCTGCCGTCCCCGGCGTTAAAATTGGCGAGCTGTGCGAACTGGTTACCCCCGGGGAAGAACAGGCCAGTTATGCCGAAGTCGTCGGTTTTCAGGGACACGAAACCGTCCTGTCACCCATGGGCGAGATCATGGGGATATCCTCCACCACTGAAGTCATTCCTACCGGCAAAGTACACCACGTTGGAGTAGGTCCCCACCTGCTGGGGCACGTACTGGATGGTATGGGCGACCCTCTGGAGAAGAACGCTTTTGACGGTATTGAACCGGAAACCTATTACCCGGTTTACGCAGACAGCCCTGACCCGATGACTCGTAAAATCATCGAAAAACCGCTGCCACTTGGGCTTCGTGTTCTCGATGGCATCCTGACCTGTGGTGAAGGCCAGCGAATGGGTATTTTCGCAGCCGCCGGTGGTGGTAAGTCCACCCTGCTTTCCATGCTGGTGAAAGGGGCAGAAGTCGATGTCACGGTACTGGCGCTGATTGGTGAACGGGGGCGGGAACTGCGGGAATTTATCGAACACGACCTTGGCCCTGAAGGCGTTCAGAAATCCGTTATAATCGTTGCCACATCCGACAAATCATCCATGGAACGCGCCAAAGCAGCCTACACAGCAACAGCGGTTGCTGAATATTTCAGGGATAAAGACAAGCGAGTTCTGCTGTTAATGGATTCGGTGACCCGTTTTGCCCGTGCCCAGCGTGAAATTGGTCTTGCCGCAGGCGAGCCACCCACCCGACGGGGTTTCCCGCCTTCCGTTTTCGCAACGCTGCCCAAGCTGATGGAGCGGGCTGGCATGTCTCATACCGGCTCCATAACAGCTCTTTATACCGTTCTGGTAGAAGGCGATGACATGTCCGAACCCGTTGCCGATGAAACCCGGTCGATTCTGGATGGGCACATTATTCTGTCCAGAAAACTCGCTGCGGCTAATCACTACCCGGCTATTGATGTACTCTCCAGTGCCAGTCGTGTGATGAATGCCATTACCCCTGCCGAACACAAAGCCGCTGCAGGTCGGCTCAGGGAATTGCTGGCCAAATATGAAGAAATCGAATTACTGGTCAAGGTGGGTGAATACAAACAGGGCTCCGATGCTACCGCCGACGAAGCACTACAGAAAATAGAAAGCATCCGCAACTTCCTCAAACAACGCACCGACGAACTCGTCACCTACGATGAAACCATCCAGCTGCTTCGGCAAGTGGTCGGTGTGTGA
- the sctO gene encoding type III secretion system stalk subunit SctO, giving the protein MLHELLKVKEIREKSAHDEVQKRKYRLEEAHRAVEQAKEEFIEYVEWRGKEEQRLYDNIMNMEVKQNDLDQLKQTVGLLREKDVLLEQAIAEAKKKVVDAEQALEEAREEHVKAIQAVQKFEEFTSVLDEEAAKEAVRLEDLEMEEFTVRPRH; this is encoded by the coding sequence ATGCTGCACGAACTGCTAAAAGTTAAGGAAATTCGCGAAAAATCTGCACACGATGAAGTCCAGAAGCGTAAATATCGTCTGGAAGAAGCCCACAGAGCCGTCGAGCAGGCAAAAGAAGAGTTCATTGAGTATGTGGAGTGGCGCGGTAAAGAAGAGCAACGGCTCTACGATAATATTATGAATATGGAAGTAAAACAGAATGACCTGGATCAGCTGAAACAAACAGTCGGACTGCTTCGGGAAAAGGATGTACTGCTGGAACAGGCCATCGCTGAAGCCAAAAAAAAAGTTGTGGATGCCGAACAAGCGCTTGAAGAAGCCCGTGAAGAACACGTGAAGGCAATTCAGGCCGTACAGAAGTTTGAAGAATTTACCAGTGTACTGGACGAAGAAGCGGCTAAAGAAGCAGTCCGTCTGGAAGATCTGGAAATGGAAGAGTTTACGGTAAGACCCCGTCATTAA
- a CDS encoding type III secretion HpaP family protein, with protein sequence MEINQNSQPQASPPPDSSGNQQQVSEKQADDFAKKMGKKKEDPKKSDKEEISFESLLAARSKKGSDAERLRGEQGASQRGKGDQHEEMLAATEQQDQPLHTPRESQAITPTTDIKATDIKAIDKVSGPKEINEVINKLVDKIHVSAKDSINGAEVRITMKDNILPGTEIRIQRAGGELTVTMNTTSADTHNFLAVNESSLLKSLNERFGDKVQVNINMSGDQPGDGRSREQYEGDQEQDDDEG encoded by the coding sequence ATGGAAATCAACCAGAATAGTCAGCCACAAGCCAGCCCTCCTCCTGATTCGTCAGGGAACCAGCAGCAGGTGTCAGAAAAACAAGCGGATGACTTCGCCAAGAAAATGGGAAAAAAGAAGGAAGACCCAAAAAAATCCGACAAGGAAGAAATAAGCTTTGAAAGCCTGTTGGCGGCCCGCAGTAAAAAAGGATCGGATGCCGAGCGCCTGAGAGGCGAACAAGGGGCATCACAGCGTGGTAAAGGGGATCAGCACGAAGAAATGCTCGCCGCCACGGAACAACAGGATCAACCATTGCATACCCCCCGTGAAAGTCAGGCAATAACACCGACCACCGATATAAAAGCCACCGACATAAAAGCCATCGATAAAGTCAGTGGTCCAAAAGAAATTAACGAGGTCATCAACAAGCTCGTCGATAAAATCCATGTGTCTGCCAAAGACTCTATTAATGGCGCCGAAGTTCGCATCACAATGAAAGATAATATTCTACCCGGTACAGAGATTCGAATTCAGCGCGCCGGTGGAGAGCTCACTGTTACCATGAACACCACATCAGCAGACACCCATAACTTTCTGGCAGTGAATGAATCCTCTCTGTTAAAAAGCCTGAATGAACGTTTTGGTGACAAGGTGCAGGTAAACATCAACATGTCCGGTGACCAGCCCGGAGACGGCCGCTCACGAGAGCAGTATGAAGGCGATCAGGAGCAGGATGACGACGAAGGTTAA